In Temnothorax longispinosus isolate EJ_2023e chromosome 10, Tlon_JGU_v1, whole genome shotgun sequence, a single window of DNA contains:
- the Accoas gene encoding acetyl-coenzyme A synthetase: MAEKMYYPNSELAREAHCGSMEQYKRMHESSIKDPTQFWGEIAKQFYWETPAIEDKFFSYNFDLSKGDIFIRWMEGASTNISFNLLDKNVKSGNGDKIAFYWEGNDPEDYSRLTYRKLLEETCRFANVLKSKGVSNGDKVVIYMPMILELPIAMLACTRIGAVHSVVFAGYSSDSLADRVLDSKAKVLITADGVWRGEKLLLLKNICDEAADKVTKHGHRLESCIVVAHLRRLNNPQGKTKGVNGTSNGTAMEMANVSWDDDRDVWWHDEMEDAEASCYPVWMAAEDPLFILYTSGSTGKPKGVLHTTAGYLIYAATTFKYVFDYHPGDIYWCTADCGWITGHTYVVYGPLANGATSVIFEGTPFYPENDRYWSIIDKYKVTQFYTAPTAIRSLMKFGDHLVKKHNLSTLKVLGSVGEPINTEAWLWFYNLVGHGKCSIADTFWQTETGGHVITPLPGATPMKPGSATFPFFGVLPELLDEDGRVIEGEGEGYLVFRRPWPGMMRTLYGNHQRFQNTYFDRFNGFYCTGDGARRDADGYLWVTGRIDDMLNVSGHLMSTAEVESVLAEHSSVAEAAVVSKSHPVKGQCLYCFITPTAGTTFDEKLQGELKRKVRERIGPFAQPDAIQHAPALPKTRSGKIMRRMLRKIAAGDRNIGDTSTLADETVIQLLFELRPCV, translated from the exons ATGGCAGAGAAAATGTACTACCCCAATTCGGAGCTCGCGAGGGAGGCGCACTGCGGTAGCATGGAACAGTACAAGCGAATGCACGAGAG CTCTATTAAGGACCCGACGCAGTTCTGGGGAGAAATCGCCAAACAATTTTATTGGGAAACGCCAGCGATAGAGGACAAGTTCTTCTCGTACAATTTCGATCTGAGCAAAGGTGACATTTTCATAAGGTGGATGGAGGGAGCATCGACAAATATAAGCTTCAATCTACTCGATAAGAACGTCAAGAGCGGAAATGGcgataaaattgcattttactG GGAAGGAAACGATCCGGAAGATTATTCGCGACTGACGTATAGAAAGTTGCTCGAGGAGACGTGCAGGTTTGCGAATGTTCTCAAGTCGAAGGGTGTCTCCAACGGCGACAAAGTGGTGATTTACATGCCGATGATCTTGGAGCTACCGATCGCCATGCTGGCTTGCACGAGGATAGGGGCGGTTCACAGCGTGGTG TTCGCAGGATATTCATCTGACTCGTTGGCGGACCGTGTCCTCGATTCCAAGGCCAAAGTTCTCATCACTGCGGATGGCGTGTGGAGAGGCGAGAAGTTGCTtctgttgaaaaatatctgcGACGAAGCTGCGGATAAGGTCACGAAGCATGGCCATCGACTCGAAAGCTGCATCGTCGTCGCGCATCTGAGAAGACTCAACAATCCACAGGGTAAGACGAAGGGAGTGAACGGCACTAGCAACGGTACGGCCATGGAAATGGCCAATGTTTCTTGGGACGACGATCGAGATGTTTGGTGGCACGACGAGATGGAGGATGCAGAGGCGAGCTGTTATCCAGTTTGGATGGCTGCTGAGGATCCACTGTTTATCCTTTATACGAG CGGCTCTACTGGAAAACCGAAGGGTGTTCTCCATACCACTGCGGGATATTTGATCTATGCGGCAACAACTTTCAAATATGTTTTCGACTATCATCCAGGCGATATTTATTGGTGTACCGCCGATTGCGGTTGGATCACAGGACACACTTACGTGGTTTACGGCCCGTTGGCGAATGGCGCAACATCTGTCATA TTCGAGGGTACACCCTTCTATCCGGAAAATGATCGATACTGGTCCATTATCGACAAGTACAAGGTCACGCAATTTTATACGGCGCCAACGGCTATCAGATCACTAATGAAATTTGGCGATCATCTTGTCAAGAAGCATAACTTATCCACGCTTAAG GTCCTCGGTTCAGTCGGCGAACCGATCAATACCGAAGCTTGGCTCTGGTTTTATAATCTCGTCGGCCACGGCAAATGCAGCATAGCAGACACTTTCTGGCAAACGGAAACTGGTGGTCATGTAATTACACCGTTGCCTGGTGCTACGCCTATGAAGCCAGGCTCCGCg ACATTCCCTTTCTTTGGAGTTCTGCCGGAGCTTCTTGACGAGGACGGTCGCGTGATTGAGGGCGAAGGAGAGGGATACCTCGTCTTCCGTCGACCGTGGCCAGGGATGATGCGAACCCTCTACGGCAATCATcaacgttttcaaaatacgtACTTTGATCGATTCAATGGATTTTACTGTACGGGAGACG GTGCGAGACGCGACGCAGATGGATATCTGTGGGTAACTGGCCGTATCGACGATATGCTGAACGTTTCCGGTCATCTAATGTCAACGGCTGAAGTGGAAAGTGTGTTGGCGGAACATTCTTCGGTAGCCGAGGCTGCAGTAGTCAGCAAATCGCATCCTGTTAAAGGTCAATGTCTATATTGTTTCATTACGCCAACCGCGGGGACGACATTCGACGAAAAATTGCAAGGCGAGCTTAAAAGGAAAG TACGTGAAAGAATTGGCCCATTCGCTCAACCGGACGCCATCCAACATGCCCCGGCTCTACCGAAAACAAGATCCGGCAAGATTATGAGACGTATGTTGAGAAAAATCGCGGCGGGCGACAGGAATATCGGAGACACGTCAACATTGGCCGATGAAACTGttattcaacttttatttgagTTAAGGCCATGCGTTTAA
- the LOC139820511 gene encoding enolase yields MTLRKIKARQIFDSRGEPTLEVDVITDVGLFRSSVPSTVLLNPNQAREIRDENAAAYHGRSVFKVVDTVNNVIAPQLIKSRLEVCQQMEIDGLLNKLDGTENKSRLGVNAILGVSVACCKAGAAKKGLPVYRYIAELAENNKLCIPVPSFTMINGGRYAGNNLSCQEFAILPVGAESFADAIKMATEMYRVLERKIIDAKQIRGPLPTSDDGAFAPNLENDEAALTLLDASIRDAGYEGKIKIALDMAASAFYKEGGYDLAFKTKDSEPTNYLGAEALRDQYLKYISKFPTIVSIEDPFDQEDWDSWLTIVHQGIQVVSDDLTAMNVERIEEAMVRNVANCLILRLSQIGTVTEVINCAKMARINNWGYIVSTSHGETEDNFIADLAVGLSAGQFKAGAPCRSERMGKYNQILRIEEELGKDAKYVGTKYRNPLAK; encoded by the exons atgacacTTCGAAAGATCAAAGCTCGTCAGATATTCGACAGCAGGGGCGAACCGACGTTGGAAGTCGATGTGATCACCGATGTCGGTTTATTCAGATCGTCAGTACCCTCTACCGTGTTGCTCAATCCGAATCAAGCGCGCGAAATCAGAGATGAGAACGCGGCGGCTTATCACGGTCGCTCGGTATTTAAAGTTGTCGATACCGTTAACAACGTGATTGCTCCTCAACTGATAAAGTCAAGGCTAGAAGTTTGTCAACAAATGGAGATAGACGGTTTGCTAAACAAGTTGGATGGTACGGAGAATAAATCGAGACTCGGCGTTAACGCTATCCTCGGGGTCTCCGTAGCCTGTTGCAAAGCCGGCGCCGCTAAGAAGGGTCTCCCGGTATACAG atacatTGCCGAATTGGCCGAAAACAATAAATTGTGCATACCTGTACCAAGTTTTACCATGATCAACGGAGGACGATATGCTGGCAATAATTTATCGTGTCAAGAATTTGCGATATTACCCGTag GTGCCGAGAGTTTCGCCGACGCCATAAAAATGGCCACCGAAATGTATCGAGTGCTAGAGAGAAAAATCATCGATGCTAAACAAATACGGGGCCCACTTCCGACTAGTGACGATGGAGCCTTTGCTCCTAATTTGGAGAACGACGAAGCCGCTTTAACCCTTTTAGACGCATCCATTAGAGACGCTGGTTACGAaggcaaaattaaaatagcgcTGGATATGGCAGCGAGCGCTTTTTATAAAGAAG GAGGATATGACTTAGCGTTCAAGACGAAGGATTCCGAGCCCACTAATTATTTGGGGGCCGAGGCTTTACGGGACCAATATCTTAAGTATATCTCGAAATTCCCAACGATAGTTTCGATCGAAGATCCTTTTGATCAAGAGGACTGGGATAGTTGGCTAACGATCGTTCACCAAGGGATTCAAGTAGTCAGCGACGATCTCACCGCGATGAATGTCGAGAGGATCGAAGAAGCAATGGTCAGAAATGTAGCAAACTGTCTCATACTAAGACTATCACAGATCGGCACTGTGACAGAGGTCATTAATTGCGCGAAAATGGCAAGAATCAACAATTGGGGTTATATCGTGAGCACAAGCCACGGCGAGACGGAAGACAATTTCATCGCAGATTTGGCGGTTGGACTTTCCGCCGGTCAATTCAAAGCCGGAGCACCTTGCAG GAGTGAAAGAATGGGCAAgtataatcaaatattgaGGATCGAAGAGGAACTTGGTAAAGATGCCAAATACGTTGGAACGAAATATCGAAATCCTCTAGCGAAATAA
- the LOC139820506 gene encoding uncharacterized protein → MHYQPYDGEEEFEPRVVPKPITKRDCFVAPTVPEISLIFEKPITRKSNDASAASSPARSASVVRVSDNNPISCSPNSYAAWKEQKYSGENTCASTTHASPLCDNSYSYTCASPSGVQNQASAQKRREQTETRDKHENVPSANKNDRMYEKSVKFKCSNTRDSYKLENQTRLSSNKRPLSSASVQKTTTSDTISDTLKHAQHFQTPGHQHVHIPSYSTCNVDNNETVKTLLQLVNSQNEQIKNLQLQVDRLVRLQEENFRNKSMCLCSQPLANQVFRYPITCYDPALASSLAQSHNRGIKQNVASQSTSVVEKQDLENFGNNNNNNSKVETALLEQHATKAFVEQKVSIGVMTSFEFTVQNSPFLIDSEICEKNLEAHREGNNINRTNTVNVHDTAEPVNRYKNTFTRKPGAAQLENIVEDSESYLSSSLQQQSSTFNASSSVKESSKMYQHLSTDLNREETHKGIYIGIGKDVNVDNRVRTAKKRPNTCGKAHVVEQTNDYVRIDGKKSYETNIDRHSLRDVHSPATTDYYHNHRNKEYDATVRQRKDVGDSMILSGGDLKILERPPPTPEPSIHVEMQEYTSDDESDKLRHTSKIGWTFYNNVLGQVNEILQNSGVASDKDKDLNHDKTARNVEQENDTETRTALNTVKAATLEQLRRLGISLTDNTEHRESNGNKTLDFDSSFYPRLDHQANMTHATSVVNETNTSMHMKALALKYLSDEQLADIAWHKQESSSLKHLMLSNMQGTNMSLATMRYLERYQLLPGKNNVQAESTEQIFDKASSKHDFRLAAVNNSPALRRYPLVQTSGTTCPSRILDLSTLKRQPKLL, encoded by the exons ATGCATTATCAGCCTTACGATGGCGAAGAGGAATTTGAACCGAGAGTCGTACCGAAACCTATAACTAAACGCGAT TGCTTTGTAGCGCCGACTGTGCCCGAGATCTCTTTGATCTTCGAAAAGCCCATAACGAGGAAGTCAAACGATGCAAGTGCCGCGTCGTCGCCAGCAAGATCAGCGAGCGTGGTGCGGGTCTCTGACAATAATCCTATTTCGTGCAGTCCCAACTCTTACGCGGCCTGGAAGGAACAGAAATACTCTGGAGAGAATACTTGTGCAAGTACGACGCATGCTTCGCCATTGTGTGACAACTCTTATAGCTATACGTGTGCGTCGCCATCAGGCGTACAAAATCAGGCTTCTGCACAAAAGCGACGAGAGCAAACAGAAACTAGAGATAAGCATGAAAACGTGCCGAGTGCTAATAAGAATGATAGAATGTATGAGAAAAGTGTAAAGTTTAAATGTTCTAATACCAGGGATTCTTATAAACTCGAAAATCAGACTCGTTTATCTTCGAACAAGAGACCCTTGTCTTCCGCGTCGGTACAAAAAACAACTACGAGCGATACTATTTCGGATACTTTGAAACACGCTCAACATTTTCAGACCCCTGGACATCAACACGTTCATATACCTAGCTACTCAACGTGCAACGTCGACAATAACGAAACGGTGAAAACTTTGTTGCAGCTTGTAAATAGTCAAAATGAACAGatcaaaaatttacaactcCAGGTAGATAGACTAGTAAGATTGCAGGAAGAAAATTTCAGAAACAAATCAATGTGCTTGTGTTCGCAACCTCTTGCAAATCAAGTATTCAGATACCCGATAACGTGTTATGACCCTGCCCTTGCCTCGTCCCTCGCGCAGTCTCATAATCGAGGTATAAAGCAAAATGTGGCCTCGCAGAGTACGTCTGTTGTAGAGAAGCAAGATCTAGAAAACtttggtaataataataataataatagtaaagtaGAAACAGCGTTGTTGGAACAGCACGCGACAAAGGCTTTTGTGGAACAAAAGGTTTCGATCGGCGTTATGACAAGTTTCGAATTTACCGTGCAAAACAGCCCGTTTCTGATAGATTCTGAAATATGTGAGAAGAATCTTGAAGCTCACAGAGAGGgtaacaatattaatagaacAAATACCGTAAATGTACATGATACAGCAGAACCTGTTAATAGATATAAGAATACATTTACGCGCAAGCCTGGAGCAGCGCAATTAGAGAATATAGTCGAAGATTCGGAGAGTTATTTGTCCTCTAGCTTGCAACAGCAAAGTAGTACGTTCAACGCGAGTTCTTCCGTCAAAGAATCTTCAAAGATGTATCAACATCTGTCTACTGATTTAAATCGGGAGGAAACGCacaaaggtatatatataggcATAGGGAAAGACGTGAACGTGGATAACCGAGTGCGGACGGCGAAGAAACGGCCAAACACGTGCGGTAAAGCGCACGTTGTCGAACAAACGAACGATTACGTTAGGATAGACGGGAAAAAGAGCTATGAGACAAACATTGATCGACATTCTTTACGTGACGTGCATTCACCAGCAACTACGGACTACTATCATAATCATAGAAACAAAGAGTACGACGCTACGGTTAGACAACGTAAAGACGTAGGTGACAGCATGATTTTGAGCGGAGGTGATCTTAAGATACTCGAGAGACCTCCACCAACTCCCGAACCAAGTATTCACGTTGAGATGCAGGAGTATACGAGTGACGATGAGAGTGATAAGTTGAGGCATACTTCAAAAATAGGTTGGACCTTCTACAACAATGTTTTGGGACaagttaatgaaattttacaaaattctgGTGTTGCAagcgataaagataaagatcTAAATCATGATAAAACAGCACGCAACGTTGAACAAGAAAATGATACGGAAACTAGAACGGCATTGAACACTGTTAAAGCGGCCACTTTGGAACAACTTCGGAGACTTGGGATTAGTCTAACTGATAACACGGAGCACAGGGAGTCCAATGGTAACAAGAC GTTGGACTTTGATTCATCTTTTTATCCCCGTTTGGATCATCAAGCAAATATGACACACGCCACTAGCGTTGTAAACGAAACAAATACGAGTATGCATATGAAAGCGTTGGcattaaagtatttaagtgaCGAGCAACTGGCCGATATAGCGTGGCATAAACAAGAATCATCTTCATTGAAACATCTTATGCTCAGCAATATGCAAGGGACCAATATGTCATTAGCTACAATGCGTTATTTAGAAAGATATCAACTTCTCCCAGGAAAGAATAATGTTCAAGCAGAGA gTACTGAACAAATATTTGACAAAGCCTCATCTAAACATGATTTTAGACTGGCGGCTGTAAACAATAGTCCTGCGCTACGTCGATATCCTCTTGTACAAACATCTGGAACCACTTGTCCTAGTAGAATATTAGATCTTTCAACTTTAAAACGACAACcaaagttattataa
- the LOC139820517 gene encoding dolichyl-diphosphooligosaccharide--protein glycosyltransferase subunit 4, which translates to MITDVQLAIFCNILGVALFFLVFLFHYINATYTK; encoded by the coding sequence ATGATTACAGACGTACAATTAGCTATATTCTGCAACATCCTGGGAGTTGCACTATTTTTCTTAGTATTTCTCTTCCACTACATAAATGCGACGTACACGAAATGA
- the LOC139820507 gene encoding tyrosine-protein kinase receptor torso-like isoform X1, translated as MGDTRRMSSGKIDGMLLIFLLFCCVRSTIHGFRLQEALDTAGCLALCRNKSCRNHCLQPTGEFEPYPRTKEEAGANVTLHCRGMNALIIKHNPGSYVIQQSVSVDAWDTATVSNGGLSTFSNLTPDTLYRYRLHRITQRGFSLAETSDWFSTYAVDYQPNQIQHISLVKIEEESNNVCQLRAEIIFEPVEDQSCNYNILSWSGEHDLINFDLKKPSDFHFSLRHLRYNQNNTISIRSSNDDFSKVSNATMFTFVTPSCLEIHHNVSVCAPEKVKGLRTEYIRKRSDGSYDVAVNWNKPILQPDNYTLQFDSSFQLKPRLLVVSGDAVKALFSNVDVRLQYEISIVAESAGGVSLKSTISGSIDKASELSYREIIVALSTLVIVAVVFGIICMQRQRRNNKKHKQTNMEYMHFEGSMDSLKKPLKRDYAVDNSATLLPHDKFQLTPQQLKFKGILGSGAYGIVRLASLQDEFGAIADVAVKMMKDNPTVEDIRNFHQEISMMKSAGQHPNIVSLIGYCTLYDKPLLVVEYCSKGDLQTYLRTIWQNLVNAVFECRTHLKSNTVSVANENTERDQEKCVSNYKNTRTIANCLYDIQQDVIKYTENVTSADLLNFARQVATGMEFLSSNRIVHRDLAARNVLVRPDRVVKISDFGLSRDIYRENVYRKKGNGKLPLKWMALEALTHQIYTTYSDVWAFGILLWEIVTLGAMPYPGTPTNRILQFLKSGYRMERPPNCSRELYSIMYSCWNMRPQSRPTFTELKQSLDKLLSDYSENKYLSLCDVLYESADESNEPRSINAR; from the exons ATGGGTGATACGCGCCGCATGTCTTCGGGCAAGATCGACGGAATGCtgttgatatttttgttattttgttgTGTACGTTCTACTATCCATGGGTTTCGTCTCCAAGAAGCTTTGGATACCGCTGGATGTCTAGCGCTATGTAGAAAC AAGTCGTGCCGAAATCATTGTTTGCAACCTACAGGCGAGTTTGAGC CTTATCCGAGAACGAAGGAGGAAGCTGGCGCAAACGTAACTTTACACTGCAGAGGAATGAACGCGCTAATAATTAAGCATAATCCTGGAAGCTACGTTATTCAACAAAGCGTCTCCGTCGACGCTTGGGATACAGCCACAGTG AGCAACGGCGGATTGTCGACATTTTCAAACTTGACACCAGACACGCTTTATCGTTATCGTTTACACAGAATAACACAGCGCGGGTTTTCATTAGCTGAAACGTCGGATTGGTTTTCAACTTACGCAG TTGATTACCAACCAAACCAAATTCAACATATTTCGCttgtaaaaattgaagaagaaaGTAACAATGTGTGTCAACTACGAgccgaaattatttttgaaccTGTTGAAG accAGAGCtgtaactataatatattgtctTGGTCGGGAGAACATGATTTgatcaattttgatttaaagaag CCTTCAGATTTCCATTTTTCTCTTAGACACTTACGGTACAATCAGAATAATACTATATCGATCCGATCGAGTAACGATGACTTTTCTAAAGTTAGTAATGCAACAATGTTTACTTTCGTCACTCCATCGTGTCTAGAAATTCATCACAACGTAAGCGTTTGcg cACCTGAAAAGGTAAAAGGTTTGCGGACGGAGTACATTCGAAAGCGAAGTGATGGATCGTATGATGTTGCAGTTAATTGGAATAAACCCATTCTACAGCCAGACAATTATACGTTACAATTTGACTCATCGTTTCAACTCAAACCGCGTTTACTAGTTGTATCTGGC gatGCGGTCAAAGCTCTCTTCTCGAACGTCGATGTGAGACTGCAATACGAAATCAGTATTGTGGCAGAATCAGCAGGTGGTGTAAGTTTAAAATCGACTATATCCGGAAGTATCGATAAAGCATCAG AGCTATCTTATCGCGAGATCATTGTAGCGTTATCAACATTAGTGATTGTTGCGGTGGTGTTTGGAATAATCTGTATGCAACGTCAACGTCGTAACAATAAGAAGCATAAGCAAACTAATATGGAATATATGCATTTTGAG GGTTCTATGGATTCTCTTAAGAAACCTTTAAAGCGAGATTATGCAGTAGATAATAGCGCTACTCTTTTGCCTCATGATAAATTTCAACTTACTCCACAACAGCTGAAATTTAAAGGCATATTAGGCAGTGGGGCGTACGGTATTGTCAGACTTGCCTCATTGCAAGATGAATTTGGCGCTATCGCAGATGTAGCTGTTAAGATGATGAAAG ATAATCCAACAGTAGAggatataagaaattttcatCAAGAGATTTCAATGATGAAATCTGCTGGTCAGCATCCAAACATAGTATCTTTAATTGGATATTGCACTTTGTACGATAAACCTTTATTAGTAGTGGAATATTGTAGCAAGGGTGATTTACAAACGTATTTAAGGACG atTTGGCAGAATTTGGTGAATGCCGTATTCGAGTGTAGGACTCACTTGAAATCCAATACGGTATCTGTTGCTAATGAGAACACAGAGAGAGATCAAG AAAAATGTGTCTCCAACTATAAGAATACGCGTACGATCGCCAATTGCTTATACGATATTCAGCAAG atgtgataaaatatacagagAATGTTACTTCTGCcgatttattgaattttgctAGACAAGTAGCTACCGGAATG GAATTTTTATCTTCCAATCGGATAGTACATCGTGATTTGGCTGCTCGTAATGTATTAGTGCGACCAGATAGAGTggtaaaaatttcagattttgGTCTTAGTCGGGATATCTATCGAGAGAATGTTTATCGAAAGAAAGGAAATGGTAAATTGCCTTTAAAGTGGATGGCACTCGAGGCTTTAACACATCAAATATATACTACTTACAGCGACGT ATGGGCTTTTGGTATCTTATTGTGGGAAATAGTTACTTTAGGTGCCATGCCTTATCCTGGTACTCCCACAAAtagaattttgcaatttctcaAATCCGGATATCGAATGGAGAGACCACCCAATTGTAGCCGAGAATT ATACAGCATAATGTATTCATGTTGGAATATGAGACCGCAAAGTAGACCTACTTTTACAGAATTGAAACAAAGCTTGGATAAATTGCTCAGTGATTATTCGGAAAATAAATACTTGAGTCTGTGCGATGTTTTATATGAATCAGCCGACGAAAGTAACGAGCCAAGGTCGATTAATGCACGTTAA
- the LOC139820507 gene encoding tyrosine-protein kinase receptor torso-like isoform X2 — MNALIIKHNPGSYVIQQSVSVDAWDTATVSNGGLSTFSNLTPDTLYRYRLHRITQRGFSLAETSDWFSTYAVDYQPNQIQHISLVKIEEESNNVCQLRAEIIFEPVEDQSCNYNILSWSGEHDLINFDLKKPSDFHFSLRHLRYNQNNTISIRSSNDDFSKVSNATMFTFVTPSCLEIHHNVSVCAPEKVKGLRTEYIRKRSDGSYDVAVNWNKPILQPDNYTLQFDSSFQLKPRLLVVSGDAVKALFSNVDVRLQYEISIVAESAGGVSLKSTISGSIDKASELSYREIIVALSTLVIVAVVFGIICMQRQRRNNKKHKQTNMEYMHFEGSMDSLKKPLKRDYAVDNSATLLPHDKFQLTPQQLKFKGILGSGAYGIVRLASLQDEFGAIADVAVKMMKDNPTVEDIRNFHQEISMMKSAGQHPNIVSLIGYCTLYDKPLLVVEYCSKGDLQTYLRTIWQNLVNAVFECRTHLKSNTVSVANENTERDQEKCVSNYKNTRTIANCLYDIQQDVIKYTENVTSADLLNFARQVATGMEFLSSNRIVHRDLAARNVLVRPDRVVKISDFGLSRDIYRENVYRKKGNGKLPLKWMALEALTHQIYTTYSDVWAFGILLWEIVTLGAMPYPGTPTNRILQFLKSGYRMERPPNCSRELYSIMYSCWNMRPQSRPTFTELKQSLDKLLSDYSENKYLSLCDVLYESADESNEPRSINAR; from the exons ATGAACGCGCTAATAATTAAGCATAATCCTGGAAGCTACGTTATTCAACAAAGCGTCTCCGTCGACGCTTGGGATACAGCCACAGTG AGCAACGGCGGATTGTCGACATTTTCAAACTTGACACCAGACACGCTTTATCGTTATCGTTTACACAGAATAACACAGCGCGGGTTTTCATTAGCTGAAACGTCGGATTGGTTTTCAACTTACGCAG TTGATTACCAACCAAACCAAATTCAACATATTTCGCttgtaaaaattgaagaagaaaGTAACAATGTGTGTCAACTACGAgccgaaattatttttgaaccTGTTGAAG accAGAGCtgtaactataatatattgtctTGGTCGGGAGAACATGATTTgatcaattttgatttaaagaag CCTTCAGATTTCCATTTTTCTCTTAGACACTTACGGTACAATCAGAATAATACTATATCGATCCGATCGAGTAACGATGACTTTTCTAAAGTTAGTAATGCAACAATGTTTACTTTCGTCACTCCATCGTGTCTAGAAATTCATCACAACGTAAGCGTTTGcg cACCTGAAAAGGTAAAAGGTTTGCGGACGGAGTACATTCGAAAGCGAAGTGATGGATCGTATGATGTTGCAGTTAATTGGAATAAACCCATTCTACAGCCAGACAATTATACGTTACAATTTGACTCATCGTTTCAACTCAAACCGCGTTTACTAGTTGTATCTGGC gatGCGGTCAAAGCTCTCTTCTCGAACGTCGATGTGAGACTGCAATACGAAATCAGTATTGTGGCAGAATCAGCAGGTGGTGTAAGTTTAAAATCGACTATATCCGGAAGTATCGATAAAGCATCAG AGCTATCTTATCGCGAGATCATTGTAGCGTTATCAACATTAGTGATTGTTGCGGTGGTGTTTGGAATAATCTGTATGCAACGTCAACGTCGTAACAATAAGAAGCATAAGCAAACTAATATGGAATATATGCATTTTGAG GGTTCTATGGATTCTCTTAAGAAACCTTTAAAGCGAGATTATGCAGTAGATAATAGCGCTACTCTTTTGCCTCATGATAAATTTCAACTTACTCCACAACAGCTGAAATTTAAAGGCATATTAGGCAGTGGGGCGTACGGTATTGTCAGACTTGCCTCATTGCAAGATGAATTTGGCGCTATCGCAGATGTAGCTGTTAAGATGATGAAAG ATAATCCAACAGTAGAggatataagaaattttcatCAAGAGATTTCAATGATGAAATCTGCTGGTCAGCATCCAAACATAGTATCTTTAATTGGATATTGCACTTTGTACGATAAACCTTTATTAGTAGTGGAATATTGTAGCAAGGGTGATTTACAAACGTATTTAAGGACG atTTGGCAGAATTTGGTGAATGCCGTATTCGAGTGTAGGACTCACTTGAAATCCAATACGGTATCTGTTGCTAATGAGAACACAGAGAGAGATCAAG AAAAATGTGTCTCCAACTATAAGAATACGCGTACGATCGCCAATTGCTTATACGATATTCAGCAAG atgtgataaaatatacagagAATGTTACTTCTGCcgatttattgaattttgctAGACAAGTAGCTACCGGAATG GAATTTTTATCTTCCAATCGGATAGTACATCGTGATTTGGCTGCTCGTAATGTATTAGTGCGACCAGATAGAGTggtaaaaatttcagattttgGTCTTAGTCGGGATATCTATCGAGAGAATGTTTATCGAAAGAAAGGAAATGGTAAATTGCCTTTAAAGTGGATGGCACTCGAGGCTTTAACACATCAAATATATACTACTTACAGCGACGT ATGGGCTTTTGGTATCTTATTGTGGGAAATAGTTACTTTAGGTGCCATGCCTTATCCTGGTACTCCCACAAAtagaattttgcaatttctcaAATCCGGATATCGAATGGAGAGACCACCCAATTGTAGCCGAGAATT ATACAGCATAATGTATTCATGTTGGAATATGAGACCGCAAAGTAGACCTACTTTTACAGAATTGAAACAAAGCTTGGATAAATTGCTCAGTGATTATTCGGAAAATAAATACTTGAGTCTGTGCGATGTTTTATATGAATCAGCCGACGAAAGTAACGAGCCAAGGTCGATTAATGCACGTTAA